Proteins encoded within one genomic window of Amycolatopsis sp. 2-15:
- a CDS encoding DUF1707 SHOCT-like domain-containing protein, with amino-acid sequence MRLSDEERQDALDVLSEHVRTGRLDVDEYGTRSAKVTAAKRVSDLEPLFDDLPSPRPSALLAIPRAGATAVPASSPAGDSALMRFALRFAVPIAVVVAIAVFVLSRGRLILVFALPLAILLITGWRRR; translated from the coding sequence ATGCGGCTGAGCGACGAGGAACGCCAGGACGCGCTCGACGTGCTTTCCGAGCACGTCCGCACCGGCCGCCTGGACGTCGACGAATACGGCACCCGTTCGGCCAAGGTCACGGCCGCCAAGCGGGTCAGCGACCTGGAACCCCTCTTCGACGACCTGCCCTCGCCCCGGCCGAGCGCGCTGCTGGCGATTCCACGAGCCGGGGCCACCGCTGTGCCCGCCTCGAGTCCCGCCGGTGACAGCGCGTTGATGCGCTTCGCCCTGCGGTTCGCCGTGCCGATCGCCGTGGTGGTGGCGATCGCGGTGTTCGTGCTCTCGCGCGGGCGGCTCATCCTCGTCTTCGCGTTGCCGCTGGCCATCCTGCTGATCACCGGCTGGCGCCGGCGCTGA